One genomic window of Haladaptatus sp. R4 includes the following:
- a CDS encoding methylated-DNA--[protein]-cysteine S-methyltransferase: MFVDVWEWRMEIDESLVAADEAEIREQVAEYTVGEREEFDLDVDYPDSFTGRVMTAMAGVPRGETRTYGEIAGELDTAAVAVGQACGRNPVPLVVPCHRIVGANGLGGFSGGDDDRLGLKERLLELESA; encoded by the coding sequence ATGTTCGTCGACGTTTGGGAATGGCGGATGGAAATCGACGAATCGCTGGTGGCGGCCGACGAGGCGGAAATCCGGGAGCAAGTCGCCGAATACACGGTCGGTGAGCGCGAGGAATTCGACCTCGACGTCGACTATCCGGATTCGTTCACCGGACGGGTCATGACCGCGATGGCGGGCGTCCCCCGTGGCGAGACCCGAACCTACGGGGAAATCGCCGGAGAACTCGACACGGCGGCGGTCGCGGTCGGTCAGGCGTGTGGCCGCAACCCCGTGCCGCTCGTCGTCCCGTGCCATCGTATCGTCGGAGCCAACGGCTTGGGCGGTTTTTCCGGCGGGGACGACGACCGTCTCGGGCTAAAAGAACGGTTGCTCGAACTCGAATCGGCCTGA
- a CDS encoding DUF2196 domain-containing protein codes for MSVDRPTREDLSRGMTVEIEQTNAENADEAEPLRGEIAKVLSEEHTEPGGVKVQLQSGITGRVKRIAPNE; via the coding sequence ATGTCCGTAGACCGACCGACGCGAGAGGATTTGAGTCGTGGTATGACCGTCGAAATAGAACAGACGAACGCAGAGAACGCGGACGAGGCCGAACCGCTCCGTGGCGAAATCGCGAAGGTCCTCTCCGAGGAGCACACCGAACCCGGCGGAGTGAAAGTCCAACTGCAGTCCGGGATTACCGGGCGCGTCAAACGCATCGCGCCGAACGAGTGA
- the paaE gene encoding 1,2-phenylacetyl-CoA epoxidase subunit PaaE, giving the protein MRRLDPSVTTSGEDKGAECPYCGSTDTHREHPKGPSLCRSMHFCDACEQPFEKFE; this is encoded by the coding sequence ATGAGACGACTCGACCCCAGCGTGACGACGAGCGGCGAGGACAAGGGCGCGGAGTGTCCGTACTGCGGTTCGACGGACACCCACCGCGAACACCCGAAAGGGCCGTCGCTCTGTCGGTCGATGCACTTCTGTGACGCCTGCGAACAACCCTTCGAAAAGTTCGAATAG
- the paaD gene encoding 1,2-phenylacetyl-CoA epoxidase subunit PaaD, which translates to MSNQPQEYDIDSEPTACAYTDYSETGRSPEDLPATGEGATGLEQRVWDALFDIEDPEMPISIVDLGLIYGVEVDGETPSASRDEGGDAAGANVTVIMTLTYTGCPARKMLTEDIVNGVAAVEGVEDADLELVWNPPWSIEMVTEQGKDDLREFGLSI; encoded by the coding sequence ATGAGTAACCAACCACAGGAGTACGATATCGACTCCGAACCGACCGCGTGTGCGTACACCGACTACTCGGAAACCGGACGCTCTCCGGAGGATTTGCCCGCCACGGGTGAAGGAGCGACGGGTCTCGAACAGCGCGTCTGGGACGCGCTGTTCGACATCGAGGACCCCGAGATGCCCATCAGCATCGTGGATTTGGGGTTGATTTACGGGGTAGAAGTGGACGGCGAGACTCCGTCGGCGTCCCGTGACGAAGGCGGCGACGCCGCCGGAGCGAACGTCACCGTCATCATGACGTTGACCTACACTGGCTGCCCGGCCCGTAAGATGCTAACCGAGGACATCGTGAACGGGGTCGCGGCGGTCGAGGGCGTCGAAGACGCCGACCTCGAACTCGTTTGGAACCCGCCGTGGTCCATCGAGATGGTGACCGAGCAGGGCAAAGACGACCTCAGGGAGTTCGGATTGAGCATATGA
- the paaC gene encoding 1,2-phenylacetyl-CoA epoxidase subunit PaaC, with translation MSAQLAGPEELSDDERAAVESLLRRLADDELVLAERYTEWQVRSPTLESDLAISNIAQDELGHARLWYDLLEDFGYTESELIFERDPADFRHSTLVEGAFETGDWADAIVRGYLYDVAEELRLEALEGTSYPRIADRVAKILSEENYHREHSQNWLERLTSDDEGTERVQAAVDRLFPYALTLFEAGDASEDIDEFGIRTDSLDSMRDQWLDVVVPFLTSLGIELPTEVEDGDIDELLPEHIGRDGTHTDDWADLHDDMTRTYRELGRTETHRIMPDPDDE, from the coding sequence ATGTCGGCGCAACTCGCCGGTCCCGAGGAGTTGAGCGACGACGAACGGGCCGCCGTCGAATCCCTGCTCCGCCGACTCGCAGACGACGAACTCGTCCTCGCCGAGCGCTACACGGAATGGCAGGTTCGCTCTCCCACACTGGAATCCGACCTCGCCATCTCGAACATCGCACAGGACGAACTCGGTCACGCCCGCCTCTGGTACGACCTGCTGGAGGACTTCGGCTACACGGAATCGGAACTCATCTTCGAGCGCGACCCCGCGGACTTCCGCCACTCGACGCTCGTCGAGGGGGCGTTCGAAACTGGCGACTGGGCCGACGCCATCGTGCGTGGCTACCTCTACGACGTCGCCGAGGAACTCCGACTCGAAGCCCTCGAAGGGACGTCGTATCCACGAATCGCGGACCGCGTGGCGAAAATCCTGAGCGAGGAGAACTACCACCGCGAGCATTCCCAGAACTGGCTCGAACGGTTGACGAGCGACGACGAGGGAACAGAACGCGTGCAGGCGGCGGTTGACCGGCTATTCCCGTACGCGTTGACGCTGTTCGAGGCGGGCGACGCGAGCGAGGACATCGACGAGTTCGGAATCCGAACCGACTCGCTCGACTCGATGCGCGACCAATGGCTCGACGTCGTGGTGCCGTTTTTGACGTCGCTCGGCATCGAACTGCCGACGGAAGTCGAGGACGGCGACATCGACGAACTGCTCCCCGAGCACATCGGACGAGACGGAACCCACACCGACGACTGGGCAGACCTTCACGACGACATGACGCGGACGTACCGGGAACTCGGGCGAACCGAAACCCACCGGATCATGCCGGACCCAGACGATGAGTAA
- the paaB gene encoding 1,2-phenylacetyl-CoA epoxidase subunit PaaB, with translation MIWEVFRQEEAGKYHTHCGNVHAPDRDMALMFAQIQHGRRKPTNSIWVVPKDEIGEVDADETTFGGTTDKSYRWVMAYNRIDTSFAKEIEESESEQEDAERRRGEA, from the coding sequence ATGATCTGGGAAGTGTTCCGACAGGAAGAAGCTGGCAAGTATCACACCCACTGCGGAAACGTCCACGCGCCCGACCGCGATATGGCGCTCATGTTCGCCCAGATTCAACACGGGCGACGGAAGCCGACCAACAGCATCTGGGTCGTCCCGAAGGACGAAATCGGCGAAGTGGATGCCGACGAGACGACGTTCGGCGGCACGACGGACAAATCCTACCGATGGGTGATGGCGTACAACCGCATCGACACCAGTTTCGCCAAGGAAATCGAGGAGTCCGAGAGCGAACAGGAAGACGCCGAACGGCGACGAGGTGAGGCATAA
- a CDS encoding helix-turn-helix domain-containing protein yields the protein MIDECLVVEFAVTGDDCPLAEASREAETRIDCKPPQHRDDGYTLLRFSAPAENDSLVDVLDGDDRIRYLHVTTTDGRRNFRCLSKHACVVHELTNVGFMAESLRYREGNAKFTGAVVGHDVLQGVLEAAGETVGMRLERVHQLGSEDENAVAQQWDVTPAQERALRTALEFGYFSVPRETTASDVADELGISKSAFLERLRRAERSMFSQMFA from the coding sequence ATGATAGACGAATGCCTCGTCGTGGAATTCGCCGTCACGGGCGACGACTGTCCGCTCGCCGAGGCATCACGCGAGGCGGAGACGCGGATCGATTGCAAGCCCCCACAGCACCGTGACGACGGCTACACGCTCCTCCGATTCAGCGCCCCGGCTGAAAACGATTCGCTCGTCGACGTCCTCGACGGGGACGACCGAATCAGATACCTGCACGTCACCACGACGGACGGCAGACGGAACTTCCGCTGTCTCTCCAAACACGCTTGTGTCGTCCACGAACTCACCAACGTCGGGTTCATGGCCGAATCGCTTCGCTACCGGGAGGGGAACGCGAAGTTCACGGGTGCGGTCGTGGGTCACGACGTGCTCCAAGGCGTCCTCGAAGCAGCGGGAGAGACTGTCGGCATGCGACTCGAACGCGTCCATCAACTCGGATCCGAGGACGAAAACGCCGTGGCCCAACAATGGGACGTGACGCCCGCACAGGAACGCGCTCTCCGAACAGCCCTGGAGTTCGGCTACTTCAGCGTCCCCCGCGAGACCACTGCAAGCGACGTAGCTGACGAGTTGGGAATCAGCAAATCGGCGTTTCTGGAACGGCTCCGTCGCGCCGAGCGGTCGATGTTCTCGCAGATGTTCGCGTGA
- a CDS encoding molybdenum cofactor guanylyltransferase, which yields MPAGVVIAGGYSTRFGDADKAVAPLAGVPMVRRVADGIEGVIDELVVNCRNAQRSAIADALSDFSPSVRFAIDTVPDAGPVAGIRTGLAACDHEYAAVVACDMPFVDPELVSYLLNRARGHDAAVPRFEGWLQTTHAVYRTDPMVRACDDALGRGERRTVEPLSELEYVVIEGSDLRDHGSLTSFENLNTREEFERAATTLAGDERL from the coding sequence ATGCCCGCAGGAGTCGTCATCGCTGGAGGGTACTCGACTCGATTCGGGGACGCGGACAAAGCGGTCGCACCGCTCGCCGGGGTGCCGATGGTGCGCCGCGTTGCGGACGGAATCGAGGGCGTAATCGACGAACTCGTCGTCAACTGCCGCAACGCCCAACGGTCGGCCATCGCCGACGCGCTGTCCGACTTCTCACCGTCGGTCCGATTCGCCATCGACACCGTACCTGACGCCGGTCCGGTGGCCGGAATTCGAACCGGTCTCGCGGCCTGCGATCACGAGTACGCCGCCGTCGTCGCCTGCGACATGCCGTTCGTGGACCCGGAACTCGTTTCCTATCTGCTGAATCGAGCACGTGGTCACGACGCCGCAGTACCTCGATTCGAGGGCTGGTTGCAGACGACCCATGCGGTGTACCGAACGGACCCGATGGTTCGAGCGTGCGACGATGCGCTCGGCAGAGGCGAACGGCGAACCGTCGAACCGCTGTCGGAACTGGAGTACGTAGTAATCGAGGGGAGTGACCTCCGCGATCACGGATCGTTGACCTCGTTCGAGAACCTCAACACCCGCGAGGAGTTCGAACGCGCCGCCACGACGCTTGCTGGAGACGAACGTTTATAG